The Leishmania mexicana MHOM/GT/2001/U1103 complete genome, chromosome 29 DNA window GGACAGGGGGACGATCCTTGAGCACAACAATAAAAAACGAAAATGGGCCAacacgaaagaaaaggaagctGGTGCGAAAGACCGAAGAGGACGACAACCACTACCGTGTAAGGCACTGGAAAGGAGGACGGCAGGCaggcagtgtgtgtgtgtggataCTGATTCACTGTGAGCAAGAGACCTGCTCCATGCAAcctgctgccggtgcacacgcacagacctccacagagaaaaaaaacgccgcTGGAGACCACCAGCGTCTGCGAGAGATGCAGAGCACAAATCAAGACGTGTTCCTGTGACTGGCCCATGACAGTCCGGTGCACAGAAAGGCAGATGAAAGAAATGATgattcttttcttttttgatTCACGGCAATGGCGTGGgagccatcgccgccgcgaccaGTACAACCACAACGACAACGGCTGCCCCTGCAACGAAACACTTCAGCGCTTAACTAAACATCATGTTGCCATCGTACCCTTTCGGATGCAGCTTATTCGTGCGCATGCTAACGTCCAGCTGAAGGTCGTGACggtcaccgccgctgcgcttcgccaCCCACGCAGCCTCCTTGTTCTGCGCCATGATGAGCTCCTTCTGCTCGTGCCTCGCCAGCGCGCGCGTTTCCTGCTCCTCGGCCAGAATCGCCATGCGTTTCTCATTCTGTTCCTCCGTCTCGCGTGGCCGGGGACGTGGAACATCATTTTCGCGCTTCAGCACCACGCGCTTCTTCCCAAGCGCCTTGTCGTGCGCCAGGACAAGTTCGTCGCCACGGACACCCTCGAGCTGCACCGGCCTCGCCGTCTCCGGGTCCTCGAGCGCCACGTCGTAGAACTCCTGGTATTCAGGGCTGAGAATAAGGCGTTCGTGGTTGGTTTCGCGCATGTGGTCGCGCAGCGCTTCCAGCgaagagaaggagcgcgtgcgctcaTTGCACACGATGCACATAAGCCCGTTGATTTTGCGGGCTAAGTAcgcgagcagcgctgcctggTTTGTGCAGTGGGCCGCCAGCGGAACTGCGAAGCTGTGCACGCACTCCAAATGGTGCACGTTGGACTCGACATCCGCCGAGAGAAAGCCGCAGAACATGCAGCGCAACTCGCTtgcgtcctcctcccgcgCCTCAGGGTCCACCTTTGGAGCGGTTTTCGGCTTCGCGTCACcacgcgcggcggtgctcttCTTGGCGTTGTGGCGACGATGCAGGCCCATCGCCGCGCTACCGAGCGACGTTGACGTCAGCATACTCGCCGTCTCCGAGTCCCGCGCGATGATACGCTTCTCCTTTCGCATCAGATGCGCTGTTGAGCGGATATGTGTCTGCAGCGTCTGGACAGAGTGAAACGTCTTTTTGCATAGCGTGCACGAGTAGACGGGGGTGCCCTTCTCATCCAGAACGGCGCCCTCCGCCTCATTGGTGGAGAAGCGATGTTCCTGCTGCGACAGCGGGCGCAAGCCGTCGACGCGGCGACGCACATTGGTGAGGTGAAACTCAGACCCGTAGTGGGCACGCAGTACCTCACCGTTTTCTAGCACTACGTTGCACGTGCCACACCGAGACATGGCGACTTCGGCGAAGCAGGCGATGCGAGAAAAACGAAACGAAACCGCAAGATGAGTGAGAGcgcagagaaggggggaggggtttGCCAGGGCCGAAGCGCAACCCGCACAACGACAACTAGGGAGCAACGCCGTAGCCGAATCCGTTTGGCGAGGTGTGAGGGACGGTGGTCGAGGACGTGATATCTCAAAGGAGGGGACTGAGCGAAGCGGAGAACAAGGATACGTtacgcgagagggagagaaagatagcgacacacacacacagcgaaaGACTGCTCGGTTACTCGGCGTGCTGCCTTGTCTCTCTGAATTTTAAAAGAAAGGGAGCAAAGCAAGAAGTTAGAGGGGTGTGCGTTATCGGGTTATGGGCGGGGGGCGAGCACCAAGACTCCGTAAACAAATATGCACTGTAGTGGTCTTCTTCTCCGGATGATGAACGGGACAAGAAGTAAAGAACACGAACAGCAGGcacgagcggcggcacaaGAGATAACACAACCACAGGAGAACAAGGGAAATCTTAATAACAGGATAGCAAGATACGTTtgagaagacacacacaaacagagagggagagaacagAAAAAATAAACAAACAACGAGTGCGCGAGCAAGCCtggaggagggcgtggagTTGTGTCCTCGTGAGAGACTGCGCCGTTTCTGTGGAGAGTgtgaaagagagaggaaagagtgcgagagaaagagaaaagggCGGAGATAGAATGGCAAGGGCGGTGATGCTCGAACCCCATCACTCGGGCGCAGAGCGAGGATGACGAAGCTCGGCTGCAGTGGCGCTACAGGCTAGCTCATGTACTCTTGTACACCTCCGAGAGAGCGCAGGCATTGTTGTGAAAGCAGACACGCTTCTCTTGCCTGTGGAGGCCTGTTGGTAACCTCATGTCTCATTTCCCCAGCAGATGATGCCGGAAGGGGAATGCACGAGAAACATCGACGCCTTCCTCACAGAGAAGCAGTGAAGACGGGGGCCTTGGGTGTGGAGAACAGGGAGGTACAGCGAGAACAGGAGAGGGAAAAACCAGctggcacgcgtgcgtgaggCAGACATCACTCTACCAGCCCGGAAAACTGgacagaggaagagaagagagcgtAGCTTCCTGCTATCCCGTCTCTGTGCGCTTCCCCGTCTCTTCCTCCATCACGGCGCCAAAACGCGAACACCAACACGAAGACGGGATTGGTCGGAAATAAGGAGTCGATCGCCGCAAGGGCGAGTGccctttttccctttttgCTTCCAACGCGTCCGCTCACCCACCAAAAGGGTCAACGAATATACGCGTACACAACCGCAGCTGTGTATGTACCCCTGTTGCACTTGCGGCTGTTCATCAAGGACATATTGGGTCAATCAGCACCATTGGGCGCCGCGCAGTCTATGGCACTACCACCGCATAAAAAGCAGGCCAGGTGCGGGATCACCCTCAACATCACCGCAACGCCGCGAAGACATACAAAAAAAGCGGGCGAATGCGCATAGTTGGTGACCTCTCGACACGATTTGCAGTGAGCTGGCGCTGGCATCATGATCACCGCACGCCTCCTCGAGCCAGCGCCAGCCCAGCCCTgtcagccgccaccacgagTGTGGGCGCTGGACCCTCACACCACCCAGGCGGTCCCCCGTTCTCACGGTAACGGAGGGTGCGACAAGAGCTTCACGAATGGGGGGGCcgcaaggcggtggaggggtgggtgtgtggggggcgTGTGTGACGTGTGGCGCAGCAAACGAACGCAGCGAGGCGCGCTCTTTTCTCTTTCCCACAGTGtccgccagcgcgtcgcgGCTTCCCTTTGACAGGCGCCCGACGGCACATGTAAACCCTTTGGTCTGTGTTGATAAACATGCACACGTTGCTGTCCATTCCCCAAAACGTTCGTGCAGTCAAATCATGCCGTCTCCTCCATCGTCGTTGTCCATGTTTTGCGCAGTGTAGTATCGGCTACACAGCATGGAGGAGTCCTCTGGCGTGGCCCCAAACCAGCGCACCCACAACGGCTGCATGCGCTTGTAGTCACGcctcttcagcagcagccgctgacGACGAATCTCAGCTTGGCGCAGAACATCGCGCGGGTTAGGCGTCTGAAAGACCATCACCGTGAAGTAGATTATGCTTGGTACCACGAGTGCCACTGAGACACCAAACGCCGAAAGGATTCCGGCGGTGTCGAGTGACTTGCGAAACACACCAAAGTACTGAAGTGCTGGGCTGTCACTATAGACACTCGTAGAGTACACGTAGAAGAGCGGCATACCAAGAAGCATGAGGAGGTTCAGCGGGGTAACGGCGTGCGACTCCCACCACATGGTGTACACCTGCGACAGCATCAGGGCCGTGTAGGAGACGCTGAACGTCACGTCATTGGACGCCGTACCACCGCTGTCGGCGTACGCGAAGTCGGGCCCGTACAACCGCGTACTTAGCCAAAGCAGCCCAACAGACTGCAACACGCCACGGACTACAAAAGACCCAAAAAACTCGCCCGGGCGTATGTCGACAGCGTGCCGCGTCATCTTGTACAGGTACGGATTTCGCTCCAGCACTACGCGCGACGCACAGCGGTCGAAGCAGTAGAAGATCGTCTGTGGCAGCGTATAGAAGCCGTTCCACATGGTAAGGGAGAAGCTGTTCCAGAAGGTACCACCAGATACGTGCGTGCCAATTACGTTGTAGACCAGCTGAATGAACGAAATCAGCATCGACTTGTAGAAGCTGTACTTGATCACGTATGCGCTTCGGGTGTACGCCTGCTGCCCGTGCACAAACAGCAGCGGACGCAGGTCGGAGAACTGCGTAATGGAGAAATCTGCGGCACGGGCCGCCTGCTGCCCCTCCTTGCCCGCAATCCCCACGCCCACATGTGCCTCCTGCAGCATCGCGACATCGTTcccaccgtcgccgacggACAGCGTCatgaagccgccgccgcgcacaaACCGGACGATGGCGGCCTTCTGGCTCGGGTTCGAGCGCGCGCAgatgacgctgctgcagcggctggaTATCTCGCGGAAGCGTGCCCGCAGTGTTGGGTCTTGTAGGATGGTCTCCAGTACAGTACCACCTTCCACAACTAAGACGGCGATACGCTCGGGGCCGCCGCTCACAAATGCACCGCCACCCGCGTCGCTCCCGGTTGCCTCCGCGACACTGTCACCTGCCTGCGCCATTGCGCGCAACGGCCTGTTCGAGAGCTGAGACGAGTCGCTCACGTCAAAGCCAAGCACGCGCGTTTCCAGCGCCTTGCCGCACATCTGCGCcgcagacgcagacacgAACTCgcatgcagcgctgctccgTCGCGACTGCCAGGATGGTGGGGGAGGCAGTCGCTCCATCGGGAAGgtgagcagctcctcgctCCAGCTTCTCGCATTggtcgccgcaccgccccGCTTGCAGGCGTCTCTGCCGAGGTCCGTGGCAGGCTGCGTCTGGCTAATGCGAATGACCATGTCACTTGCACGGTAAAGACCGCACGACAGCCCGATCTGCTCTGCCGTCTCCATCTTGTCCCCTGTCAGCATCCAAACCTTGATGCCGGCGATGAGCATGTCGCTAATCGTCTCCCCCACATCATCCTGCAACTTGTCCTCGATGGCTGTGATGCCGATAATGGTCACGCCAGACTCCAtctgcgcacgcagcgcgtCGAGGTGTGCCTGCCGGCCCTCGGTCAAACAGCTCGCCTCCGCGATGTTGCGCAGGAAGACACTCAGATCCGCCCGTGTGAGTTCCTTGCACGCGACGAGGAGGGTACGGAAACCGCGGTGGGCGTAGAGAGACAGCTTCGCCGCGCACTCCGGATGGAGAGGAGGTTTTGGGGGgtgcgccgaggcggccgaggaTGACGGCCCTGCTGAGGCCATCTCCATCACACGATCGTCGGCGCCTTTCACAATAAACCAAATTCGACCAGAGCCGGACTCTTCCACAACGACCcccatcgtcctcctctcAGAGGAGAAGTGGAAGGTGTGGTGCACCGTCCAcgtcagctcctcctcgtcatcgttgTCTGCCCCTGCAACGGATACACTGCTGTCACCGTGGATGCAAGCCcccactgcagctgctgccccgGTGCTGCTCCTGTCCTCTCCGCGGCCCATGCGAAGCACGGCGCGATGCTCGCTGCGGTATACCAGTGAGACCCCCAACTTGCGCATCCCCGCGCAAAGAGCAACCTCGTCTGGAGACGCGGCGTGGTAGGCGATCGCCGCGCCACTCGGGTCGTTGCCCGAAGATGCTTGGGGATGCACGACTTCTACGGTGTTGCACAAGGCGACCATCTGCGCGAATCGCCGCACTGTCACAAGCGTGGCGGTGCCCTgcttcttcagctcctcTGGCATACTCGTGCATGTGGCTTCTATCTTGGAAACAGAGATATGGTGGCCAGGGCAGACGGTGACGGCGTCTAGCTCCATCACATTCTGCGTGAGGGTGCCAGTCTTGTCGGACAGGACGTAGTCGATCTGACCGAGGTCCTCGAGAATACTGGAGTTCTTCACCTTGCACCCAATCTGCTGCGACCGGCCTGACCGCCGCGCCCCCGCTGTCGCTGGGGCCGTATGCATCATCGAGACGTCCCATTCGACCGCTCTCGCCATGTAGTACTTGCACACATCCACGACAAACTTGAAGGAGACGGGAATCATGACCGTCGTCAGCAGAAAGAAGCGCAGCGGGTATATGACAGCCGACCCGCTCGCCTCGCTcactggcagcggcaggtaCCAGGCCATGTCGTGCACGCTTCCGTTCTTCACAAACCCCATGACGCCAAAGACGAGGGCGTTCAGTATCTGGCACACAAAAATGCAAGCAGAGTAACGGCTGACGTCCTTGTCGATTTGCGCCCACTTCACAGGCGCCTCGCGCTTGTTCATGCCAGACTTAGTGTCATCGCCCGTGTACACTGCGACGCACACCGCCTGCGCAACGTTTTTCAGGACGCACGACTGGGGGAGGAGATGGTGATGGGTGAGGGGCACTCGCCCCGACGGGGCACCTGCACAAGAGACGGTCGCCTGGGGACTGAGTTGAAGGTCAGCGCAGCCTTCAAAAGAGTCCATGATCGCTGACGCTGGAGGACACTCTAGGCTCACGCTCGTCAAGGCCGAAATGACATTCACGGCTGGAGGCGGCTCCGTCTGCGAACTGACCTCGCAAACCGCGCTTGTGCGCCGCGAGAGACTGCCTGGGTCAACCGTAGTGAACTGAAGGGTCTCCTTCGGCTTCAGGTCAATCTCGCCATCCAAGTTGTCCGTGCGGATGTACACGGCCGACGTCGCGCCGAGGACGACAACGTCGCATGGAAtttcctcgtcctcgcgcagcagcagcacatcgcCGACGCGAATGTCGGCGTTGATGCGCGAAACCCAGGCCACATTCTCGGCGTCAAGCACCCTTCGAAGCGTGTGGTTGTATTTGTGGTCCTGTTGGTGCCGCTTCACGTCATCGTAGCCTTCCTTCACGGCGGTCAGCGTAAAAGCGAAAAGGAGTGGTAGCAGCGTGGACAGCGGGTTTACCGGCGCGATGACCGAAACGAACTGTAGTAAGGCCACGACCAAAAAGTACAAGTTGAGAGGGCGG harbors:
- a CDS encoding conserved zinc-finger protein, whose product is MSRCGTCNVVLENGEVLRAHYGSEFHLTNVRRRVDGLRPLSQQEHRFSTNEAEGAVLDEKGTPVYSCTLCKKTFHSVQTLQTHIRSTAHLMRKEKRIIARDSETASMLTSTSLGSAAMGLHRRHNAKKSTAARGDAKPKTAPKVDPEAREEDASELRCMFCGFLSADVESNVHHLECVHSFAVPLAAHCTNQAALLAYLARKINGLMCIVCNERTRSFSSLEALRDHMRETNHERLILSPEYQEFYDVALEDPETARPVQLEGVRGDELVLAHDKALGKKRVVLKRENDVPRPRPRETEEQNEKRMAILAEEQETRALARHEQKELIMAQNKEAAWVAKRSGGDRHDLQLDVSMRTNKLHPKGYDGNMMFS
- a CDS encoding putative phospholipid-translocating P-type ATPase (flippase), with amino-acid sequence MRRIRPLDEAVANQYCTNLVVNSRYTAQNFIFKNLYEQFSRPLNLYFLVVALLQFVSVIAPVNPLSTLLPLLFAFTLTAVKEGYDDVKRHQQDHKYNHTLRRVLDAENVAWVSRINADIRVGDVLLLREDEEIPCDVVVLGATSAVYIRTDNLDGEIDLKPKETLQFTTVDPGSLSRRTSAVCEVSSQTEPPPAVNVISALTSVSLECPPASAIMDSFEGCADLQLSPQATVSCAGAPSGRVPLTHHHLLPQSCVLKNVAQAVCVAVYTGDDTKSGMNKREAPVKWAQIDKDVSRYSACIFVCQILNALVFGVMGFVKNGSVHDMAWYLPLPVSEASGSAVIYPLRFFLLTTVMIPVSFKFVVDVCKYYMARAVEWDVSMMHTAPATAGARRSGRSQQIGCKVKNSSILEDLGQIDYVLSDKTGTLTQNVMELDAVTVCPGHHISVSKIEATCTSMPEELKKQGTATLVTVRRFAQMVALCNTVEVVHPQASSGNDPSGAAIAYHAASPDEVALCAGMRKLGVSLVYRSEHRAVLRMGRGEDRSSTGAAAAVGACIHGDSSVSVAGADNDDEEELTWTVHHTFHFSSERRTMGVVVEESGSGRIWFIVKGADDRVMEMASAGPSSSAASAHPPKPPLHPECAAKLSLYAHRGFRTLLVACKELTRADLSVFLRNIAEASCLTEGRQAHLDALRAQMESGVTIIGITAIEDKLQDDVGETISDMLIAGIKVWMLTGDKMETAEQIGLSCGLYRASDMVIRISQTQPATDLGRDACKRGGAATNARSWSEELLTFPMERLPPPPSWQSRRSSAACEFVSASAAQMCGKALETRVLGFDVSDSSQLSNRPLRAMAQAGDSVAEATGSDAGGGAFVSGGPERIAVLVVEGGTVLETILQDPTLRARFREISSRCSSVICARSNPSQKAAIVRFVRGGGFMTLSVGDGGNDVAMLQEAHVGVGIAGKEGQQAARAADFSITQFSDLRPLLFVHGQQAYTRSAYVIKYSFYKSMLISFIQLVYNVIGTHVSGGTFWNSFSLTMWNGFYTLPQTIFYCFDRCASRVVLERNPYLYKMTRHAVDIRPGEFFGSFVVRGVLQSVGLLWLSTRLYGPDFAYADSGGTASNDVTFSVSYTALMLSQVYTMWWESHAVTPLNLLMLLGMPLFYVYSTSVYSDSPALQYFGVFRKSLDTAGILSAFGVSVALVVPSIIYFTVMVFQTPNPRDVLRQAEIRRQRLLLKRRDYKRMQPLWVRWFGATPEDSSMLCSRYYTAQNMDNDDGGDGMI